In Bacteroidota bacterium, a single genomic region encodes these proteins:
- a CDS encoding methionine aminotransferase, translating to MPLYPNAIASKLPTVGTSIFTIMSKLASDCNAINLSQGFPDFNCSSELVKMVNQYMKSGHNQYAPMAGLLQLREAIAKKTQELYSINYDPETEITVTAGATQAIYTAIAALVKEGDEVIIFEPAYDCYSPAIELNGGKAVYAQLKFPSYSIDWDEVKKLIKQKTRMIIICTPNNPSSNILTAADMQKLEKLTKNTDIVILSDEVYEHIIFDGFEHQSVARYPKLAERSFIVSSFGKTYHTTGWKMGYCLAPKNLMAEFRKAHQYLVFSANTPIQHAYADYLSNKEDYLNLGKFYQQKRDYFLELIKGSRFVPLPVSGSYFQLLKYNAITKEKDTEFAIRLTKEHGVASIPVSVFYHKPQDNKVLRFCFAKSNETLEKAAKILCAV from the coding sequence ATGCCACTGTATCCAAATGCTATTGCATCCAAACTGCCAACTGTTGGGACTTCCATTTTTACAATCATGAGCAAGCTTGCCAGCGATTGCAATGCCATAAATCTGTCTCAAGGATTTCCCGATTTTAATTGTTCGTCTGAATTGGTAAAAATGGTGAATCAATATATGAAAAGCGGGCACAATCAATATGCTCCTATGGCTGGTTTGCTGCAATTACGGGAAGCCATTGCAAAAAAAACACAAGAACTATACTCCATCAATTATGATCCTGAAACTGAAATTACCGTAACGGCAGGAGCTACCCAAGCCATTTACACTGCCATTGCAGCATTAGTGAAGGAAGGCGACGAGGTAATTATTTTTGAACCAGCCTATGATTGCTACTCACCTGCCATCGAGTTAAATGGGGGAAAAGCGGTATATGCGCAATTGAAATTTCCAAGCTATAGTATTGATTGGGATGAGGTAAAAAAACTCATTAAACAAAAAACGCGTATGATTATTATTTGTACGCCCAATAATCCTTCCAGCAATATTCTTACTGCTGCCGATATGCAAAAGTTGGAGAAACTCACCAAGAATACCGATATCGTAATTTTGAGCGATGAGGTGTATGAGCACATTATATTTGATGGATTCGAGCACCAAAGTGTTGCCCGATATCCCAAATTGGCAGAACGCAGTTTTATTGTTTCTTCTTTTGGCAAAACCTATCATACAACCGGCTGGAAAATGGGGTATTGCTTGGCTCCTAAAAATTTAATGGCTGAGTTTCGTAAAGCGCATCAATACTTAGTTTTTTCAGCCAATACACCCATTCAACATGCCTATGCTGATTATTTATCGAATAAGGAAGATTATTTAAATCTGGGAAAATTTTACCAGCAAAAACGCGATTACTTTTTGGAATTAATTAAAGGCTCCCGATTTGTTCCGCTCCCGGTATCAGGCTCCTATTTTCAATTGTTGAAATACAATGCAATCACCAAAGAAAAAGATACGGAGTTTGCCATTCGACTCACGAAGGAACATGGCGTTGCATCTATTCCTGTTTCGGTGTTTTATCATAAACCGCAAGACAATAAAGTACTGCGTTTTTGCTTTGCCAAATCAAATGAAACACTTGAAAAGGCGGCTAAAATTTTGTGTGCCGTATGA
- a CDS encoding T9SS type A sorting domain-containing protein — MRVKHKAYAWNTPGNTKYVIVEYKISNTTASSISNLYAGIFADWDIDDSSFASNRAEFDVVNKMGYAYYTGTNGLYTGIQLVSNTAPVLHYAVDNIAGGAGGVDLTDGTSESEKYSILSTNRAIAGATGSGVDIIDVVSSGPFTIAPGDSVTVAFALLAGDSLLDLQQSAQNAQTKYDSLAPLAVSHLDNVKGGFAVYPNPATAKLTIQLEKAANGELKIYNYSGQIIYDCKLTAFNDKLFYQIDVTNYPSGIYFIQLVNADGVQLQKVVVE, encoded by the coding sequence GTGCGTGTAAAACACAAGGCTTATGCATGGAATACGCCCGGAAATACCAAATATGTGATTGTGGAATATAAAATAAGTAATACCACTGCAAGCAGCATTTCTAACCTTTATGCAGGCATATTTGCCGATTGGGATATTGATGATTCTTCTTTCGCAAGTAATCGCGCCGAATTTGATGTTGTTAATAAAATGGGATATGCTTATTACACCGGTACAAATGGTCTTTACACAGGAATTCAATTGGTGTCTAATACAGCTCCTGTGCTTCATTATGCTGTTGATAATATTGCCGGTGGTGCGGGTGGAGTTGATTTAACCGATGGCACAAGTGAAAGTGAAAAGTACAGCATCTTATCAACCAACCGTGCAATTGCTGGTGCAACCGGTAGTGGTGTTGATATTATTGATGTGGTGAGTAGTGGTCCTTTTACAATCGCACCGGGCGATAGTGTTACAGTTGCTTTTGCATTGTTGGCTGGGGATAGTTTATTGGATTTGCAACAATCAGCACAAAATGCACAAACAAAATATGATTCACTTGCCCCTCTTGCAGTTAGTCACTTGGACAATGTTAAAGGGGGATTCGCTGTGTATCCGAATCCAGCTACAGCCAAGCTAACAATTCAATTAGAGAAAGCCGCCAATGGTGAATTAAAAATATACAATTATAGCGGACAAATTATTTACGATTGCAAGCTGACTGCTTTTAATGATAAGTTATTTTATCAAATAGATGTAACAAATTATCCATCAGGAATTTATTTTATTCAGCTTGTAAATGCCGATGGAGTGCAGCTTCAAAAGGTAGTTGTGGAATAA
- a CDS encoding S8 family serine peptidase, which translates to MTFKKITLLFSLISTTLFAQVTATDYISTSHHFKLSPGVNEKDYFANTIIFKVNEDYRSNCSLHAIENTSLTQALNYLGATGLVKKFPNHQLPAKKENKSGQKLIDLSLIYEFTYTTKVSVEKAANLLLKSGILDYAEPHYLPHFDYQPNDPQATVSGQYHLNKINAYAAWDISKGDTNIVIGITDTGTEPTHQDLFANIKHNYADPIDGLDNDSDGYVDNYTGWDVGMNDNDPSWEGNPHGVHVSGCAAASTDNLTGVAGSGFDCKFLPVKIADAGGALISAYEGIIYAADHGCGIINCSWGSSGGGQFGQNAVDYATINKDALVVCAAGNDNVSTPHYPSAFNNAFSVASTTTNDNKSSFSNFGYTIDVCAPGSNINATYPGNSYTQISGTSMASPVAAGAAAIVKAMFPQYTALQIGEQLKATCDPINAATLGVYAGKLGKGRINLFQGATNVNAKSVTMMNRNVTDGNDNAFVGNDTLQISGDFVNFLAPLTNLNVTLSSTSPYVTILNNTFPVGAMTTLQQVSNSATPFRVKISPTSPANVAVTFKLNFSDGAYSFNYYFIEVINVDYINVTVNDISTSITSKGRIGFNSDGQADGLGFKYKNGRQLLYEAGLMIGTSGNKVSDMVRGANAGTTDNDFSSIQRVSKTLLQFIQILI; encoded by the coding sequence ATGACTTTCAAAAAAATCACCCTACTGTTTTCTCTCATTTCCACCACTCTATTTGCGCAGGTTACAGCTACCGATTACATCTCCACTTCGCACCATTTTAAATTGAGCCCGGGTGTGAATGAGAAGGATTATTTTGCCAATACGATAATTTTTAAGGTTAATGAGGATTATAGAAGCAATTGTTCGCTGCATGCAATTGAAAATACAAGTTTGACTCAAGCGCTGAACTATTTAGGAGCGACCGGACTTGTGAAAAAATTTCCAAATCATCAGCTACCAGCAAAAAAGGAAAATAAATCGGGGCAAAAACTAATTGACTTATCCTTGATTTATGAATTCACTTATACTACAAAAGTATCGGTCGAAAAGGCAGCAAATCTTTTATTGAAATCGGGTATATTAGATTATGCCGAACCTCATTATTTGCCTCATTTTGATTATCAACCTAATGACCCACAAGCTACAGTTAGCGGGCAATATCACTTGAATAAAATAAATGCTTATGCAGCTTGGGATATCAGCAAAGGCGATACAAATATTGTTATTGGAATTACTGATACAGGCACCGAACCCACACATCAAGATTTATTCGCCAACATCAAACACAACTATGCTGATCCAATTGATGGGCTTGACAATGATTCGGATGGTTATGTTGACAACTATACCGGATGGGACGTAGGAATGAATGACAATGATCCCAGTTGGGAGGGTAATCCGCATGGTGTGCATGTGAGTGGATGTGCTGCAGCAAGTACTGATAATCTTACAGGTGTTGCAGGTTCCGGATTTGATTGCAAATTTTTACCGGTAAAAATTGCCGATGCTGGCGGGGCGCTTATTTCGGCGTATGAAGGAATTATTTATGCTGCAGATCATGGTTGTGGAATAATAAATTGCTCTTGGGGAAGTTCAGGAGGAGGCCAGTTTGGACAAAATGCGGTTGATTATGCAACGATTAATAAGGATGCGCTAGTAGTGTGTGCTGCTGGAAACGACAATGTAAGTACTCCACATTATCCTTCAGCATTTAACAATGCTTTTAGCGTGGCCTCCACTACAACAAACGACAATAAATCTTCCTTTTCAAATTTTGGATACACCATTGATGTTTGTGCGCCAGGAAGCAACATTAACGCTACTTATCCCGGGAATTCTTACACACAAATAAGCGGAACATCCATGGCTTCTCCCGTTGCTGCGGGTGCTGCAGCGATTGTTAAAGCAATGTTCCCACAATATACTGCTTTGCAAATTGGCGAGCAGTTAAAGGCTACTTGTGATCCAATTAATGCTGCCACGCTCGGAGTATATGCAGGAAAGCTTGGCAAAGGACGTATCAATCTTTTTCAAGGTGCAACAAACGTTAATGCAAAATCGGTAACGATGATGAATCGCAACGTAACCGATGGGAACGATAATGCATTTGTTGGAAATGACACGCTACAAATTAGCGGTGATTTTGTAAATTTCTTAGCACCATTAACAAACTTGAATGTTACGTTAAGTAGCACTTCACCTTATGTTACCATACTTAATAATACTTTTCCTGTGGGAGCCATGACTACACTTCAACAAGTTTCAAATAGTGCCACTCCTTTTCGGGTGAAAATAAGTCCAACTTCACCGGCAAATGTAGCGGTAACTTTTAAGCTTAATTTTAGTGATGGGGCTTACTCTTTTAACTATTATTTTATAGAGGTAATTAATGTTGACTACATAAATGTAACAGTAAATGATATTTCGACCAGCATCACCAGCAAAGGTCGAATTGGCTTTAATAGCGACGGGCAAGCTGATGGATTAGGTTTCAAATATAAAAACGGGAGACAATTGTTGTATGAAGCCGGACTCATGATTGGTACTTCCGGTAATAAAGTTTCGGATATGGTTAGAGGTGCCAATGCCGGGACAACCGATAATGATTTTTCAAGTATTCAACGTGTTTCGAAAACACTCCTTCAATTCATTCAGATTTTGATTTAG